AAAATTCCATTAACAGGGCAGTTGAGCTTTATAGAAAGGCACTCTGAGCAAAATAAATGTTTCTTCTACTTTCTTCTCTACAGAAAACGTACATGACTTCAATTGTTGAACAAGCAAATAATAAAAAGTCTACAAGTGAAAAAAATGTATAGCTAAAATAACTAGCCCAGACAGAAGATAGggaagaaaatataatgaaaagaAATGAGTTTAGCAAATGCAGTAACTGATATTTTGTACTTCCAGCTGCACCTGGggattatttatttgttttttgatTTTGCCATGTTCACGAGGTCTCCAAATAGCTTGTCCTCTGGTTTTGAGGGCTTTCCAGTTGGCACATAAGATAAGGTAGATGGGGGATATGGAGAATTACCGGCAGCAGCATCTCCCACAGATAATCTGTACATACTATTGTCAAGAGGTGTGTTAGGACCATAGCTCGGAACCTGGCTACTGTACATTGGCATAGGATACATGCTGTCCCCTTGCATTGGATGTGGGAACATGCCAATCATCTGGTTCCCTTGTAATAAGTGAGGATGCATCCCAAGGAGCTGGTTTCTCTGAATGGGCTGGTTATGAATCATGACTATCTGGCTGCCCTGAGCATACAGACCTGCAGCCTGGTCACTTCCCCCTTGATGAGGATGCGCACCATTGACTTGCATTTGTTGCGGGCCATGTGGAATTACCATCTGCGTATTGTCCATTGGTTGAGTTTCCCATGGTGGTAGTGGCAGTGCTCCATTGTCATGAGTGCCTGTTGAACATTCCAATAAACCATACTGCCTTAATTTGTATATCTCATGCCTTGTTACTTTAAATATTAGAGGTGTTTCTTCTGCACCTAATATTTTATGCCTATATTTATCCCCATATTGTTGCACTTAAATTTGTCCCCCTCACATTATTCTGGCTCCCCTCATCCACATCCTCTGAGAAAACAGCCGACTTCATAGAATTAATAGTGCCAATGATCACAATAATtattagataatttttttttttggaaaagcaTATGATATTAGGGAAGCAAGGTTTTTTAGCCATTTGAAGTTCTGTATCACGGGCATGTTTAGTAAAAGAAAATTGTTACTTTAGCCTTCAAAATAATAAAGGGAagacaaaaagtaaataaataaagtgattAATCAGAGAATCATGAACTATTATTGGACATGAGATAATTTAACCCATGTCATCCATTTGACCTTGGCAACAAGTTACCACCAAGAAAATACTTCTGTAAGGAGCAGGGAGTACTAGATTTTAGACAAAAGGATGAGATAGGCACAATGTGGGGATAAATATATTTACCAAAAAACACTAGGGCACCCATGAAAGGATTGAAAAAGTTTTACCATAGTTAGTTTGTTGCTGCTGCTGATGTTGAAGTAAACCCATGTTTGAGGCAGCTCCATCTGGGTAACTTGTGAGCTGTGGGACCTGCAACATATTCTGTTGTGATTGTAGCATTGCAGGAAATGTTTTCCCAGCGGCATAGTCTGGCTGATCAAAAGAATTAGTTGTGACATGATTGACATCGTTCTGGGACAACACATCGACTGAGAGCGCAAGGTGGTTCTGCTGTGATGGACTGCATGGTTGAGGCTCTCCCACAGGAACAAGAGCAAGGGAATTTTCTGCTTCAGGAGATAAGAAATCTTCACTGCTCAAAAGGTCCACATGGGAATTTACCTTTGTTGAAGAAGTTAATTGACTATCAGATGAAGGAGCAGGAAGCAAGAGCTCGAGGGGAGCTTCACTCACTGCATTTGTGTTTGATCTGGGCCTGAACCAAAAAAAAGAGCCCATGTTTTTAAAATGGCCAAAATGTAGGTCTGTCAATAGATTGGATCATGACCAATTCGATGCCACAATCTAATAGAAAGCCTGAATTCCAGTAATCTGGTCGTGTTATATCAAATGTACAGGGCCTACAGGTCTTATAAAAAGAGATATAAATCTTATAGTAGTATATTTATCTTCTGCTTGGGAATGCTAAACTCCAATGCAGAGAAGTTTCGTAGTATAAACTTTTGCACAATTTGAAGCTCACACAACCAAAACGTAGAACTCCAATCCAAAATTAACCAGTTTTAAATTACCAAACTCCATTTGACAAAAATTGTTTAAGACTTGGCAAGATTGATGGTGAATTGGAGAGATTAGTTGCATTTTAGGCTTACAAAGTTGAGAACTAGATTTGATTTTACTTAACCAAATACTCAAAACCTCATACTGTTAAAGTTGGAAGGATTGAATCCAAACAGACAACAGCCCCCCAAAACTATACGACAACGAAATATGCCGATCCATACTAGGTTTGCTAATCAGAATCAGCCTTCTCATAGGCTTGCTCTTCTTCCTGTATTTTATAATGCTCCAGATTTGCACTTTTTGTACGGGCCACTGGATTACTCTCATGCCCTTTCTTTcctcatcctttttatttatgAAATATCCATTGATcaataacaatataaaaaaattatcatcGTCATCATCTTGTCAGACCTGATTTCAGATAAagtttttatagttttaaatttGCAAATAGTCCACAAAAGGCCAATACTGACACTAGACAAAAGCATTCACTCTTCTCATCTCAACACACAACAAAATGCAATAATATTTTAGCCCGACTCAGATACTGCAGCACAAATAAACACTTTTAAGTTCCATTACCTTTCATCAGGTTGCTTATTGTTATTCTCGGCCATCTCTCCAGGATCTGAAACATCAATAAGTGCCTGATCAGATTTAGATTTCTCCATCTGATTGGAAGTACCAGAAGCAATGGCTTCGTGCTTGGCTAGTAGTCGTTGCAAATCATCATTCAGTGCTAATCCTTGACAAAGCAATAATTCATCCCTGAAAATAAATGTATGAAAAAAAATTGGCATGATACAGTTTCGTTatgtcaaaaagaaaaaatacaaataaaaaaataagaatatctcAAATCATGTATGAATATGATGTCACACTTTAAATTCTTAATGATCCCACTATCAAATGAAAGCAAGACCTACAAATATATGGTACAGGCATTAGCTAGTAAAGGACTGAAATGTAACTGCATAACCCCAGACATGCCGCTTAGGATTGTGTATGTGCTCAATGCATTGCCCCAGTTCTAAGAACAGTTGGAAAACAAATAATATCATGTTGTATTTAAGAGTAAGTGATTTCACAGAAAACATGTCAAAGTAGAATTTGCAATTCCTTCCCAAGCATTTCTCGAACCCTAAAAATTGTAATTAGGTTGACCCACGCAAACAAGCCCCCAGTTTTAGAATTTGGCAAGTATTCCTACCTATCATGCTTAGAAATATTACTTGAATCCATAGCCTTATGCAGTGATATATACATAAAGACTTTGAAGAAAAATTTGAAGAGTTTTCATCATTGAAGGAGGGATGATTGGAATTGCAGAGATTTTCATCCTGTTGGTTGCAATGTCAGACAACCCTCAAAGTGAATGGTTACTAGGGGAAAGCATGCTGCTAAGGTGCACTGTCCTCATAGCCTTCCTCCAAAGATTAATGAATGCATTAACGAACTTGAGATTTAGAGTTAGAGTTTCACAGAAAACATGTCAAAGTAGAATTTGCAATTCCTTCCCAAGCATTTCTAGAACCCTAAAAATTGCAATTAGGTTGACCCACGCAAACAAGCCCCTAGTTTTAGAATTTGGCAAGTTTTCCTACCTATCATGCTTAGAAATATTACTTGAATCCATAGCCTTATGCAGTGATATCTACATAAAGACTTTGAAGAAAAATTTGAAGAGTTTTCATCATTGAAGGAGGGATGATTGGAATTGCAGAGATTTTCATCCTGTTGGTTGCAATGTCAGACAACCATCAAAGTGAATGGTTACTGGGGGAAAACATGCTGCTAAGGTGCACTGTCCTCATAGCCTTCCTCCAAAGATTAATGAATGCATTAACGAACTTGAGATTTAGAGTTAGAGTTTATAACAAATCTTGTAAAATTTCTGCAGCTGCAACTGGATTCTTAGCCCCTTGATAAATCTAATCCCGCCCAATTTCTCATGCTCAATCATTTTCTAGACAAAAATTGTGTTCCATGCGCACTTCACATTGCTTCAGTGGATTTTGTTTTCTCCTGAAAATATCAGAGCCAAATGCCTATAAGGTGTGTTGACTGTTGTATTGATTTCATATTTAACCAGCACCAGTTCAATCACATTAAAAGAGGCCACATATATTTTAGAACAAAAATACATTTTATAAGAAAACAGGGAGGAAATTTGCCCATCAAGTTTTGTATACTgatatttctttctttttaattattGAAGAAATGGAAGCCATTGTGGAAGCTATCAATACAAGGAACAGAGGAACTGAGCAGGCATAATAAACATATTATGATAGAAAATGTCAAATGATAAAAACAGAAAGATCAAAGCATGGCACATTTTCTTTTCAATAATCAAGAAAGTAGCAGAAATCCTTACGAAGTTGAGTTAATAAGGTGGACCACTCTCAGCTTGTACGTGCGACATTGCTTTACCAAATCTATAATTACCTCCTGTCTAAGCCCCTAAATCAACACAAAGACGATATATAATTCAATTATGGAAGATGCGATTCATAGTATGCCCAAAATGATGCCAGAAGTGCAGTTTATTTGGCAATAATGGTAAATCTGGGGGAAAAAACAAAGAGCGACAGATTAAACTAATTTCACAAAAATGATTTGCAGAGATGGAGACACATGTTTGTGACTAATGAGTAATTCTGAAGTACAAATCTCAGCTTAAATACTCTGATGAAAATTAATCCTGAACAAAAATAACTATATACACGGTCAGTTTTAATTCAGACTAGAAGAAGCATGCACTATTCACATTCAAACAAGTATAATCAGAAATGGTTTAAATGCAATAAAAAAggaatgaaatttttgaaaagttatgtATGGAAGTATTTAAGACATAAAAGAACATACTTAAATGCAACAACCGTGACACAAATTAGTCATAGTGACCGAATGcctatatatattcatatccaCATTAAAGACCTTAGAATGAAACTTGGATGAAGATGCTGTGATGAacacaaacatattttaaaaagGCTTTCACGTCTTCTCATGATTAATAAATGTCTAAATGAGGAACAGAACTACAATATTATTAATGTCGCCATGATTATGCTGGATAATTATATCATTCGTTTTTCTTTAGCATGAGTGTGATAACATGTAGCTTCTCTGGATAAATAAGTCTCAAGTCTCACACAACAACCAAgacttaagtctcactaggtggggtagTTAGTCAAACATCCAATACAAAAATTCCTAGTTAGTTAACTACCGTGGTATAAAAATAGCGCATTAAACCATGGGATTGATTTTGATTGCTATTTTGTAAATGGCACGGGAAActatagaaattatatatatatatatatatatatatacatatgtatttgtAAATGGCACAGGAAACTACAGAAattatatacatgcatacatatacacaaacacgcacacacacattgGGGGTGCAGGGTTGACATTTTTTCAATGGAAACACTCAAGCTTGGAGACTTCTTTCAGCTTTTATGCAGCATCTTAACAAATGAAGAAATTTCGCTTGTTTGACAAAGATGTGTGGTAATAATACTATGTTCCTTTGCGCACTAAATAATTAATACTATCTACAGTATATGGTTTTCATGTGGTAGGCTTGAAAGAGCACTTAGTGAAGCTGTTTTTTGAATAAGAATATGAATCTTTCCTCTCATTTCAAAGCAGAAAAAGTACCTCCTTTTTCCCAGGATCTAAAGCATTTAGCATTTCTGCTAGGACATCCATTATGCTCCGTGCATTCTGAATTTCTGTCAGGCTGGCAAAAAAGACATAAGAAATCAAAAAGTTAACACTTAAGTCAGAAGTAGTTCTATGAAAAATTCAGTAAGAGAAataggaagaaaataaaaaaatattagccTCATcgtaaaaaaacaaaaataaaaataaaaataaagccaTGTTGCTTCTTATTTCAGGATTTGTTGTACGAATATATGATCAACTAGAACTAGTTTATTTGTGCTTTTAGTGAGTGCTTCCAACTAGGACTATATTGGATGTAAACCTGTAGGCCTTCTTCACTTGAGTAGCAGGATTTCAGTGAGTCCTTTCTTGTTTGGCCATCCCTCCAACTGTTGGGCCCCATTAGAAGTGATGTGCAGGTCAGACCCTCAATACTCATTGATGTTGTCATTTTGCCACTAATTTGTGGTTATTTGACATGTTATATGAAAAAGAAGGATCCTTCATGTAACATCAATCATGGAATTTTTTAATGTAACACAGTTTAGCAATGGTTGAAATATTTGCATTCATGATCCATCTTTAGTTGCAcataatatatggtaatagataGGGGATTTTCTCACATAGAAAGTTATAGGAAATTTTTATTCTCAGAAGGAAAAAGGGAGAGCACAATGTTGGACTGACAAATGGAAAAGCAGGATCCAATACCCACTAAGTGATACACATTTTAAGGAGTAAATATGCAGGGCTACATGTTGAATCTATTTCATTGAACTGTTATTGGATGGGACGAAAATCGGAAATCTTCATGCCCaagggtaatttttttttttctttttggaatagCTGTACTTTCAATTGTGGAATTTTTAGGGGAGATGTATAACGTTGATAGTTATGGCCTTATGGAAGGACTCTTCTTGTACTTTATGAAGACATAGTTGGCTACTTTCATCTTACACTTCgtaaagaatttaaattatagtAGGATACATAGATAGTATATAGCCTTCAGGTAAACTTCctagaatttacttgtaacaaTGAGTCCCCACTGCCGCAGTGTGAATAAGCCACAACTCTCAAAAGTGGCTCAAGCCAACTAAGCCAAAATCTTAACAACAAATTATTTATGCTTATTCATCCACAAGTTATAAAACCTTTAGAAATCTTATCCCAAGACGGCAAGACCTATGCAGGAAAAGGCCAGGATTTTCATGCTAAGGACTAAGGAGACTGagatttacatgatatctcaattTATAAAGAAAAGTACAGTAGTACCTAAAATAGGATGAcataaaaatgagaatttttacTTAATTGTACTTGTTGGGTTTTCCCATTCAATTTATAATAATAGAGAATTTCTAAGAAAATCATCCTCCATCTTGCGACAAAGTGCAGTCTTGAGGACATTGTTTGCTGAAAAAGCATGTCATGTAAATGTGGTTGGAAGTTGAAACAACACAAGTTGAATCAACTTATCAATTAATGGATACATCGCTAATTTTCTGCAGCCTACTAACTTATGGTACAGTTCACCTGGTGTTATGATTTACTTACATCCTGACGATGACAAATATCAAGATCATAATGCCTTAACTCGTATACAAACACTTTTTCTCATGCAAAGGAAAGTCATTTTGATAAAATTTGTTAACAAGACCACAAATTTTTAACGTCAAATGACTTGAAAGAACCTTTAGGATCCAAAGCAGAGctaagaacaagaagttcaactaTTTGCAAACTTATTCAATTCTTGTAGGGTATATACTGTAGCAAAAAGTATATTGACTCCACAGTGATGCTCCATTGTAACATCCTCTTTTTTCAAATGTGACTGAGGCCTGCCAAAAAACGACTATTCTTGCCAAGAATATTTACCTCAcgaaattcacaaaatctcattacATTCTTCAAGAATATAATCcggttgagaattccacttgtgagcttgtcccacattgaaaaattaaagtggataatgggtgcttatatacatggatggacccaagacccaattagcttaagcttttgggtcaaattggtgttcacccatgtgtatcaagcccacccatgggctcctccggttctaacaagtggtatcacaGCCGacagttcgtaactctgggtgagcaacatcgtaaaagtcgagacgggaagctaattctcctaacgtgctaatagttggaggaccaagtgtgtggctgaggccaataaggatcatctaggctgcggatggattcgaatagggtcaagacatgggaggtaggattggtttggaggcaagtggaatgcaatctgaggcacgtaagacaccagtggtaaggcccacttgagcaactgttggagaattgtcccaaaagggagacggtttccgttcaagggggagcaggaactcacaagtgagggggagattgttgagaattctacttgtgagcttgtcccacattgaaaaattaaagtggataatgggtgcttatatacatggatggacccaagacccaattagcttgagcttttgggtcaaattggtgttcacccatgtgtatcaagcccacccatgggctcctccggtcctaacaactCCAACCATTTTCTCTCAACTTTTGGATTAGATAGTTCGTCACTTGTCAGCAATTCCCATTGTTTTTTTTTGTCAcatgtaaaataaaaatgaactcaAAGGATCTTAATTTACCTTAAATGGCATGAGCTTCTCTTCACTGAGAATAAATAGATGCATTAGTTTTGATGTTTGGAAGACCTACATTTGTTGCAAAATATATTTACTAGGCTAATGGTCGACTTCAAATTAAAACCCTATCAAGAGTCAGCTGGATGTTGAAAAGTCCCAATTATTTCATACCTATTCCAGTTTCAAGATCATTCATGGAAATTAAATGAGCAATTTCAGCTTCTTGATCATCCTATAGTTCATCATGACATTTGGAAGAAGCACCAACAATATTGACAATGTAACCAAGCCTTCAAAATTTGATGCACTTCAACCACTACTGTAGCTACTTCTACTATTGCCTGTAGTCCATTTAGTGCACTGTGCATATTGCTTGCTCCATCATATCTCAGTCCTTGAAATGTATATCCAAATTATAAATAGAAAAAACATGAAAAATTGCCTTTTCAAAGTCAATGTTATAGTGTATTTAACATGATCCAAATCAAAATCCTTCTCTGCTAGCaaattgtcaaaaaaaaaattgccaatGGCTCTCTTTACTCATCCCATGCTTTATTGACTATAATTCAAGACTTTCTAGTACCAATTCCCTTGCAAATAGCACCACATGCCTTATTGGCAAAAATATGcaaattttctttttgatttgTAAAAAAATAAAGCATTTTAAAACTTCTTCGACCTCGTTACCTAAGATGCCCAAGATTTTATCAGTTCAAGAAAGTTGACATGATTTTTTAATTCTGATCTTTCATCATTGTTGTTAAGTGCACAGTGCACACCGTTGAAAAAGTTACCATCTAAAGTGCATCTATGGTTATTTTTAAGGCACGATCGATTAATTACAATTTGTTGAGATGTTTGCCTATCGTATGTGGTCTCAAAGTGTTGATATTGATTCATTAAATCTATATTATGCGGCAAATTTGAATCTCCTCCCTCGTGAACTAAGCATGCACAATTTACCTTTTTTCCAATTGAAGAAATTCAGAGGAGTAAATGCAATAGAACCAAAGTTTCCCATTGATTTGTCATTGAAGAGAAAACATGGTAAATGAAATTCAACATATTTAGAGGTTGAATACTCTAACCAATAAATGGTGACTAGTGACTATAATATTTTGGTTCAAAATACTTAAAATGAAGAGATTGATAAGGTGTAGATCTAATATGTGCTCTATGAATTTCATCATGCTACATATATCTATCTACTCAAGCTAAGATCATGCTCTAAAATACATAAATCAATTTCTTCAACTTTGAGTCTATGAAATTTAGACTTCACAATT
This window of the Malania oleifera isolate guangnan ecotype guangnan chromosome 6, ASM2987363v1, whole genome shotgun sequence genome carries:
- the LOC131158341 gene encoding TOM1-like protein 9, with translation MVNPLVERATSDRLIGPDWAKNAEICDILNHDIGPAKEVVKGIKRRIRSKNSKVQILALTLLETVMKNCGDIIHMHVAQKDIPHKMAKIVKKKPDLRVKDKILSLIDTWQEAFGGPRARYPQYYAAYEELLHAGAVFPQKSESSAPVFMPQQTHALSLNSNDPCNPDCQQEPLESTEESEFPTLSLTEIQNARSIMDVLAEMLNALDPGKKEGLRQEVIIDLVKQCRTYKLRVVHLINSTSDELLLCQGLALNDDLQRLLAKHEAIASGTSNQMEKSKSDQALIDVSDPGEMAENNNKQPDERPRSNTNAVSEAPLELLLPAPSSDSQLTSSTKVNSHVDLLSSEDFLSPEAENSLALVPVGEPQPCSPSQQNHLALSVDVLSQNDVNHVTTNSFDQPDYAAGKTFPAMLQSQQNMLQVPQLTSYPDGAASNMGLLQHQQQQQTNYGTHDNGALPLPPWETQPMDNTQMVIPHGPQQMQVNGAHPHQGGSDQAAGLYAQGSQIVMIHNQPIQRNQLLGMHPHLLQGNQMIGMFPHPMQGDSMYPMPMYSSQVPSYGPNTPLDNSMYRLSVGDAAAGNSPYPPSTLSYVPTGKPSKPEDKLFGDLVNMAKSKNK